TGATAACTCAACTGTGTCACCAACGTTTCATATTCTGACTGCAACTCTGAAAATGTAATCCGGTCCACCATGCCCACTTTGACGTACATTAAATCTTGGAAAAACGCATTCATGCCAGATAAGGCTAACAATTGTAACTGTCTCGTCTTCGCATGTTTCATCAATTCCACGACACCAATTAATGCCATTTCGCGTTGCTTTAACAACTTCTCACACCATTGTAAAAGCATCTTGCGCATTGGAGCTAATTCAACATTTTCATGAAGTTGTAGCGCCACTTCAAGTTGTGTCGTATACGTACTTAACAACTCTGCAATCGGTACAGTCATCGTGTCATCTTGCTCAGTTAATCGCGACACAAATGTAGCACGTGACATCGGCTTAAAATACACATGCTGACAACGAGAATGAATCGTATCTAAAATTTGTTCAGGTTTGGTTGTCATAATGATCGCAATTGTATTTTTCGGCGGTTCTTCTAAAAACTTCAGAATACTATTTTCACCTTGAATCGTTAACTTTTCAAAGTCTTGGATAATGTATACTTTATAGTCTCCTTCAATAGGCAATTGGTTCATGTGATGGACTAAGTTTTCGACTTGTTCTTTTTTAAGCGTCGTCTCATCTGTCATCACATATTGAAAGTCAGGATGGTTTTGCCCTTCAACTTTCAAGCGACATCGTTCTTCATCTTGACATAAAATGAGCTGCGCAAAGGCTATCGCGGTCGTCTTCATTGCTTCAGCATCATCACCTTCGAATAAATACGCATGTGACAGTTTTTGATTGTGATAGGCTTTGGTGAGTTGTTCGATTACTTCCATTAACCTTGCGCTCCTTTTGTAAAGATATTGATGGATAGAGATATGAGATACTACTCCATTTTACCGCAATATGTGTGGATAGACTATGACTTTATTTCATTCGTCAACATCTTCATTGGATAGATATTTATTAAGAAAATGATCAGGCTTTTGTTAAGATCTCTATCGACTTGTTTCGATAGCATACACATCCATTTCAATAAAAAAGGTTGCGACCATACATATGACTTGTTGGGGTCATACTGTCACAACCTTCCTTACTATTTTAAAATTGATGGAACGATTCAACTGGCATGACAAAGACTGTTGCGCCACCGACTTCTACTTCAACAGGATATGGGATGTAAGAATCTGCGCTGCCTCCCATTGGCGTAATAGGCGATACGAGTTGTTCTCTATTGCCACATGAGCCGCCGATGAGTTCAAGTATTTCCTCCACGCGATCATCTTCCACACCGCTTAAAAATGTTGTATTACCCGCACGCAAGAAGCCACCCGTCGTTGCTAATTTTGTTGCACGAAAATTGTTTTCAACGAGTTTGTCTGCAAGTTCTTGACTATCTTGGTCTTGAACAATTGCTATAATCATTTTCATTTTTCTAACACCTCTTGGAGTTTAGTATAACATATCTGAGTACATGACTTCACTTTGTATCAAACGACATTACTGCACGTTCATTTGGTCTTGGATCGCTTTTAATGTCGCAGCCACCACTTGCTCAATCGGTTGATTTGCATTAATGACCGCAAAACGTTGAGGATCTTGTGCGATGAGTTGCTGATATCCTTCAACTACACGCTCATGAAATGCCACGCTTTCCTTATCTAAACGATTTTGTGCGCGACGATTACTTTCAATACGCGCTCGACCGACTTCAGCTGGGATATCCAAATAAATCGTTAAATCTGGATAACGCCCCTCAATCGCAAAATCATTAATAGTTTGTACTTCTTTTACCCCAATTTGACGCGCATAACCTTGATACGCTAAAGAACTGTCTATAAAACGGTCACAAATGACGAGTTTTCCTTGTGCTAATGCTGGAAGTACTTTCGCAACAAGATGTTCTCTTCTCGCAGCCGCAAATAATAAGGCTTCTGTCCGCGCATCCATCGTTTCACCATCTAATAAAATTTGACGAATCGTTTCAGCTGTTTGTACGCCACCTGGCTCGCGTGTCGTCATGACGTCAAAGTGTTGCGCTAATTGTTCCGAAACTGCTTGAACAACAGTCGTTTTCCCTGAACCTTCTGGACCTTCAATTGTGATAAACAGAGACATTTTCATTCATCCTTCACTGTGATTTTGCCATCCGTAAGACCTTCCACACGAAAGCCTCTAGACTGCCAATATTCTATTAATTTTATCATATCTGCTGTCACTATTTCTCCTTTTAACAGTGACGGAATACCGGGTGGATAAGGTGTTAAATGTCTAGCTAATGTCCACCCTTCAGCTTTTTGATAAGCAATAGACCGCGACGGATGCATGCCCATTGCTTGATATGTACTTGGTTGTGTAAATAAGTGGGGGTGGCTGTCGTGAACTGAGTTGATTTCTGGCGTTAAGGTCATCCGGTTAATCCTTTCGAGCAGTGCTTCAAAAGGAAATCGATCTTCCTCGTGCCATAACGGTAAAACCCACAGCACCGCATTTTCATCTGACAGTTCGACATCAATCGCTTGTGCTTCCATTTCTGCTTGTAACGATGAACCCGTCATGCCTTCATATCGAATTAACAATTTCAAGGGATCTTGAGGTTTAATCACTGTCAAACCTTTATTTTCAAGTGCAGCAATCAGTCGTGCGCGTTTTTCAAAAAATAACGTGCTATCATACGATGCATAAA
Above is a genomic segment from Staphylococcus delphini containing:
- a CDS encoding DNA polymerase III subunit delta' C-terminal domain-containing protein, giving the protein MEVIEQLTKAYHNQKLSHAYLFEGDDAEAMKTTAIAFAQLILCQDEERCRLKVEGQNHPDFQYVMTDETTLKKEQVENLVHHMNQLPIEGDYKVYIIQDFEKLTIQGENSILKFLEEPPKNTIAIIMTTKPEQILDTIHSRCQHVYFKPMSRATFVSRLTEQDDTMTVPIAELLSTYTTQLEVALQLHENVELAPMRKMLLQWCEKLLKQREMALIGVVELMKHAKTRQLQLLALSGMNAFFQDLMYVKVGMVDRITFSELQSEYETLVTQLSYHHLTYIIEQITEAHKKLNQNVNATLVFEQIAIKVKG
- a CDS encoding cyclic-di-AMP receptor, which produces MKMIIAIVQDQDSQELADKLVENNFRATKLATTGGFLRAGNTTFLSGVEDDRVEEILELIGGSCGNREQLVSPITPMGGSADSYIPYPVEVEVGGATVFVMPVESFHQF
- the tmk gene encoding dTMP kinase, which encodes MSLFITIEGPEGSGKTTVVQAVSEQLAQHFDVMTTREPGGVQTAETIRQILLDGETMDARTEALLFAAARREHLVAKVLPALAQGKLVICDRFIDSSLAYQGYARQIGVKEVQTINDFAIEGRYPDLTIYLDIPAEVGRARIESNRRAQNRLDKESVAFHERVVEGYQQLIAQDPQRFAVINANQPIEQVVAATLKAIQDQMNVQ